DNA from Lusitaniella coriacea LEGE 07157:
AGGTTGACCAACCACTACTATCCTAGGGAGGAATCGTTAAATCCCATATTTATTACACAATGGAGAATGAGGGTTCGTATTTTGGAGCGATCGTGATTAAATCTTGGATGGTTATCGGGGCTGTTGCCATAGGACTGGCGTTAATCGGCGGGGCGCTTGTCCCCAATCGAGAATGGTTTTCTCGCCTGCGTCGTCCGCAGTGGTTGACTTTTGAAGCGGCAATCCCATTCATCTGGACGTTTATTATCGTTTGTGGCGCGTGGTCTGCTACCTTAATTTGGGAGAACGATCCCGGCAGTCGCCAATCTGGGTTGCTGATGGGGTTTTATCTTTTGGTTGAGCTGGCAATTCTCGCTTATACCCCAGTGATGTGTGCGTTTCGCAGCTTGACGGTGGGAACGGTTGTGGGGGCAACGGGAACGCTGTTGGGGGCAATTTTGACAGTCTTGGTGTTTCCCATTTCAAAATGGGCGGCGTTGTTATTGGTTCCCTATTTAATTTGGAGTCCGATTGGGACGTATGTGACCTGGGAGATGCGCCGCCTCAATCCTCTCTCTGCTTAGGTAGAAGAAAAGGCAGGGGGCAGAGGGCAGAGGGCAGAGGGCAGAGGGCAGAGGGCAGAGGGCAGAAGGGGGGAAGATTTAAGGATTTTATCGCTGTAGCCATAACAGTCCGTGTCTCCCCATTTCTCCGCGTCCCCCCGTCTCCGCGTCACCCCGTCTCCGTGTCTCCGTGTCAGCATCAACGCACAAAACCAAGGTTGACGAACCACTAGGTGGAGGATGCAGCGTCTTTATCGCCGTATTTAATCAGCAGCGCGATCGCGAGACTCACAGCAAAAATCAATACCATACTCAACGCCGAACCAAATCCCCAATTTCGCGACGCGCCCAAAAATTGGTTATAAATCAAACGAGAAACGGTCATACTCGACGCACCGCCTAATAATTCCGGATCGACAAAA
Protein-coding regions in this window:
- a CDS encoding TspO/MBR family protein, translating into MIKSWMVIGAVAIGLALIGGALVPNREWFSRLRRPQWLTFEAAIPFIWTFIIVCGAWSATLIWENDPGSRQSGLLMGFYLLVELAILAYTPVMCAFRSLTVGTVVGATGTLLGAILTVLVFPISKWAALLLVPYLIWSPIGTYVTWEMRRLNPLSA